GGATGGGGGCGTTTGTGTTGGGGCGGGATCATGTGCGCTCTTTAAGGTTTCTCTTCTTCTATGGGATGCTGCTTCTTGTTGAGTTGGAAGGTTCAGCTCAACCACGCCAAGTTTTAAGACACTGAAAAACTTATCACAGGaagttttaatttctattatatcAACTCATAGGCTTATATAGTATACTTACAGCCCGACCCTTACATCTATCTGCCTTCGTTGTTTTACATGTGTGCATGCACTTGTATGCTTTCGGTTTCCATGGGGgttctattttaaaaagatgtttAAATTCTTCTCATTCTGCCATGTACATGCGCGTTTGTTTCTCTGTGTTCATCGAGTATTTTCGTTGATTTACCATAAATGCAGGAACTCTGGAAGCTGGAATGAACTGCCAGCAATGCTTAAGAGCCTCAAGAGAAATTGTGatgttgttttagtttttttgttttctttttgcttttccatttttcttttgagaaataCTTAGCCACAAAGTAATTATagaaaagtaatctcacaaattgatgtgggtTGATATTgtttgttagattgtaaaattactttaattGTAAAACAAATCTGACGGATCACatgaagtcacgtcagtttgtaagattacttttgtgtaattactTTGTAGCTGTAGCActcctcatttctttttgtatgtGAAGTTGCATTAGCTTGGAATTGTTTAGGAAAAAAGATCATTTGTTCGTCAGCTTCTTGTGTGTTGACTCATTGAATTTGGGCTGCAAGAGTTTTGTTGATTATGAGGTACCTTGTAACCTAATCTGTTTCTGTCATGCCTCAGAATATCGAGGGGCTTACTCCAATAGAATCTTAAGAACTATGTATTTGGTAGATGATCCTGGGAATCGGAACCTTGTTGTTTGGTAAATTAACATGTGTTTAGAGCAAGAAAAAGCGATGTGTATACTGTCTATAGCTTTGTAAATACCAACTATTGACCGACATGATAATCCAACTGACTGGATATTGGCACTGGTTATTGCTTGTCATGCTACAGCAGTTGTGTTGTTGCTGATGCCGATCAAGGCACACAGCCCCTTCTCTTCAGCATTTGATTGGAATCTCTTTTAAGAAAAACCTCCGGCCATTTAAAAACTACCAACATTCATGCATTTATGCACGTGTTACACATGACGAAAACAGAAACTTTATCCAGTGttcttctatatattaatttgaaaatatatagttacaaaaaatattcttaaaaaatctaCTTGATtcgatattttcaaaataaattataaagtgttttatattttcCTAGATGTATGTTAGTAAgtagaaagaaatgaaataattgagGACATTAAAAAGGTGATGAAAGTTcaccaacaccaacaccaaaCAACCAATGAGATGCCCGGAGAGTCAGAGAGAGCACAGCTTGCTTGAAGGAAGAAGGCCTTCTCGTTGTCGGCCGTCATACAAACcttttcattcatgtcaatccCATTTTGTCATGCTTTTATAAAGGTGAGTTTGTCGTAGGATGAAGACATAAATCTTGTTAcgtttttacttttaattttatttctagtaATGATAAATCAGTCAGTGTAATAATGTGATTTCGCAGCTGTCTGGAGGATGAGAAGATAGGTCCGATTAGAAACTCTCAGTTGCTTCAACAATCAGATATAAGGTTTTGGCGGTGCTGAAGAACTTTGATTCCATAAAATGACATCTACATCTTGGCATggactcattattataattctcaatgatagaaatatatatatatataaaaataaaaataaaaataaaaataaaaaaaagagctgCTTCAtggactcgtttgtttttattagCCTCTTTGGCCAGCATGTGGAATCTTtatgttgcattttttttttttttttaacttaattctTTGGATGGTCTGGAAGAGAAGCATCGCATAAGCCTCCAATTGCttaaagaaataaaggaaaaaagaaaaaagaaaaaagctagtgatttttttaattgccGTTAACTGCTCCAGTCACTTTCATGGATGGGGGTGGCCACCAGACCagaggaagaggagggaggCAGCAATGTGTACGTAGGGCTTGATCTTTAAAATAAACTTTGTTAATTGAGACTTGTCTACAACCATGCCACGCCAATTAAGCATTATGGCCACCACCCTGCGTGCCTAAAACAAAAGTGTTCATGCACTAATTaactgttttctttttataggaCATGACATGTTATCACCattcacaattattttcatgGGATGGATGTATTATTGTGATGACTTTTGGctttcttcttctactacttCATGCATATGCAGTTTACACCATTTCAATCCCTCTTTACGCATGCAGCAAAAGTAATATGCTTTAGTTACCAGGAAGCACAAGTAAAACAactgggaaaagagagagacaagAAACTACCTATAACATAAAATGCTCCATTGTTCAGAATGATCTTCGAGACCAGAGAATTACCTACAGCTTAGGAAAGGACGTAGTTGCGGTCAGacagaaatataaaatatatcaataggCATATCAACTCGTTTCCATAttactttctttaaaaattgATAGCAACAACACCAAAATGAAACTTGCCATTAGAAATTTTATTCCTTGTCAATTTGGACGACTAAATTcattacatttaaaatcactttggGCTACTACACACCACAATGAATCATAAAACTATGGACGGCTTTGAGACTGATTACACAAAAATCCTATATTAACCACACTAAAACCAACAGTCTACCAAGAAACGAAAAGGGAAATGAGACACCACAAAAATAGGTGTGATTTGGAAGAATTACTGAATACAGGAATTGAACTTGAATATGAATGGTATTTGGACGAGAGCGGAGACTTATACACTCTGTGTGGGAGTCAGGGTGCATATTCAGTCTCGAGGACTGGTTGTGTTCGAGTCACTGTTGCAGCAGGGGCTTTCGTATTCCCAACCGTGGTCATATGCAAGGCTTCTCCAACATCTGCAGCCCTCTCCATCTGTTGCACTTTCTTCCGGTGCTTGAACTTCTGCACCCACAGAACCAGGAATGTCAACAACATCAACAGTGCAAGTCCACCTAGCACGGATCCAACAATTATCCCAACTTTCGAATTACTTTTCTTTCCTTCACCACCCGATCTTGGACCTACATTTGGAACTTCGGCACTTGGTGTAGGAGAGATTGGTGGTGGAGCAATAGACTCGACCACAATAGAGAAATGACCCTGGTGAATTGTTGAACACTTATAATCAGACGATACGCTGCTGAAACTGTGTTGACCATACAAATCAAACTGAACACATTTTGCTACAGCCCCATCAGGAGCTGATTCCACATCCGGAAATCTAATTGATATGGGATCTCCAGTCGCCGTAATGTTCAATTCTGGTAAATCTGTAGCTGACAAGTTTGAAGCATTATAAGCAAGCAGACCCAGCACTGGAGTTAAGTGATTGTAACCAGATAACTGGTAATACGTCCTGGACCAATTGCCCAAGTTTTGGTAGACCAAAATAAGCCTCTTGACATATGGTTGCTCGCTAACTCCAGTGGGAATATGGAACTCTTTGTAACTATCAACACCTTTTCTAAATAGGCTACCGCTCCTCAGCCTCAGTGCTGCAATCTTGATCCCAGTCAAATTCGAGGGAACATCCCCATTATAGGGAATGCCAGTCTTTGGACGAACTAATTCAACAAAAGCCCTGTAAGCGTAGTCCTGGAGCAGTGCATCCAGAGCACGAGCAGGGCTTAAGGAAGACCCATTAGTGGATTGAGCCCTCAGGGCCGGCAGGCAGAAGAACCACATCAGTAGAATAATCATCGAGAGACTCCGGAGAAGAAGCCCCATCGATGCTTTGGAATATTTCACAGATTCAGCTCAATGAACTGACGATTCGAGCTTGTAAAATCCCAGAGGGTACCCAAATGGTCAACAACAAAAGCTATATTTAATCCCTCAGATCAATAGAATAATAACGGAAACATGCAAACTTGTGCAAAGAAGCTTCAAATTGCATAATTGGAGGCACATCTATCCCTAATAAATGGAAACAGCGGATAGGGAGTGCCAAAAGAGAGTTATATTCTCAGGGAGGGTAGGGGGTGGTATAAAGCAGCTTTGAAGGTTTCAACCGTTGTAACCCCTTCTGCCCTCAGCTCAGACAGAATATCTTTATTTCCCTTTTGGAACCCTGGTAAAAGAAATTCTGCAAGACTTGGGGAATCTTTTAAGCATTATTTCATTTCTCCAAGGAATTGAAACCCTGATTCCTCTCCATTTCCCCATCCGAAATAATAAACCGAacaagaattgaaattaaaacaaagaaaaaaattaactcGAGAGAgaaatcttcttcttcaaggtTTGAACGGTCAACAAAATAAAAGCCCCAGTAATTACTACTGTAGAATTTCTATATTTGGACCAAGAATCaaaaggaaaccgtatcaataTTATCAGCAGAGGCACTAAATACCTGATCTCCTTGAAGAAGGGGTTCCAGTAGAAAAACCCTAAATCTTGGCCGAAGTTTCagctatccaaaaaaaaaaaaacaaaaggccaAATGTCCTGCTTTCAATAGTTTGCTGGAAGCTGAGTAAGGCATGCAAAGCCCAAACTCGCGCGCGCGCAGAAACCCACAATGGCACAAGTATTAAAGACCCGAACAAATAATATATCGCCCAAAAGAAAAGGCATAAAACCCAAGAATCTTCAAGAATATCATCATTAAATTTCTAGGCAAGATCACAGTGAAGGCTCAGCAACACCACCGACCCGTATCAGAGTCTTCAAACGGCCTGCATTTGACTAAATCCGGATGTTATCGCCGAGATAGACGTGGTGGGCGATGATTATCAGGGAGTGTGTAAGGGATCCAGAGCTTTTCTGAATAAAGTGGTGAAAGGAATAGTCGTAGAGTTGGGGTTTCTTTCTCCTTACTTTTAGATGTCAATGGAAATGGGCAAGACTTGGAGAGAACAAAGATTAGTAGTGAAAGAGAGCGAGCAGTGGG
This genomic interval from Juglans regia cultivar Chandler chromosome 3, Walnut 2.0, whole genome shotgun sequence contains the following:
- the LOC108986283 gene encoding uncharacterized protein LOC108986283, giving the protein MGLLLRSLSMIILLMWFFCLPALRAQSTNGSSLSPARALDALLQDYAYRAFVELVRPKTGIPYNGDVPSNLTGIKIAALRLRSGSLFRKGVDSYKEFHIPTGVSEQPYVKRLILVYQNLGNWSRTYYQLSGYNHLTPVLGLLAYNASNLSATDLPELNITATGDPISIRFPDVESAPDGAVAKCVQFDLYGQHSFSSVSSDYKCSTIHQGHFSIVVESIAPPPISPTPSAEVPNVGPRSGGEGKKSNSKVGIIVGSVLGGLALLMLLTFLVLWVQKFKHRKKVQQMERAADVGEALHMTTVGNTKAPAATVTRTQPVLETEYAP